One region of Danio rerio strain Tuebingen ecotype United States chromosome 5, GRCz12tu, whole genome shotgun sequence genomic DNA includes:
- the lcn15 gene encoding lipocalin-15 isoform X4 → MFKSHLKVSKGLLVPDTSGNVNLTMWTMRPYGCSISVYSYEKTDVPGEFTYFSKRNQITKDVTIVETNYTDYSLVLKYKTMNKEYTQVALYGRSSTLRPDLIDKFRSFALSLGFSEEAVITPTDIDPCPNLEPRSSAEFKEDKTAQTANQSIYQPPKV, encoded by the exons CTGGTCCCGGATACCAGTGGAAATGTCAATCTGACTATGTGGACTATGAG GCCGTATGGATGCTCCATCAGTGTGTATTCATATGAGAAGACAGATGTTCCTGGAGAATTCACTTACTTCAGCAAAA GGAACCAGATTACAAAAGACGTCACAATTGTGGAGACAAATTACACTGACTATAGTTTGGTCCTAAAATACAAGACCATGAACAAGGAATACACTCAAGTAGCTCTTTATG GACGCTCCTCCACACTAAGGCCAGATTTAATCGACAAATTCAGGTCTTTTGCTTTATCTCTGGGCTTCTCCGAGGAGGCTGTTATCACCCCAACAGATATTG ATCCCTGCCCTAATCTAGAACCAAG GAGTTCAGCAGAATTCAAAGAGGACAAAACTGCACAAACTgctaatcaatcaatctatcagcCTCCCAAAGTGTGA
- the lcn15 gene encoding lipocalin-15 isoform X3, translating to MFKSHLKVSKGLLVPDTSGNVNLTMWTMRPYGCSISVYSYEKTDVPGEFTYFSKRNQITKDVTIVETNYTDYSLVLKYKTMNKEYTQVALYGRSSTLRPDLIDKFRSFALSLGFSEEAVITPTDIDPCPNLEPSLLWSETLGYIYSLLLRVWGTVFVFTQTVIGEMQQYYIFNVTQAVLH from the exons CTGGTCCCGGATACCAGTGGAAATGTCAATCTGACTATGTGGACTATGAG GCCGTATGGATGCTCCATCAGTGTGTATTCATATGAGAAGACAGATGTTCCTGGAGAATTCACTTACTTCAGCAAAA GGAACCAGATTACAAAAGACGTCACAATTGTGGAGACAAATTACACTGACTATAGTTTGGTCCTAAAATACAAGACCATGAACAAGGAATACACTCAAGTAGCTCTTTATG GACGCTCCTCCACACTAAGGCCAGATTTAATCGACAAATTCAGGTCTTTTGCTTTATCTCTGGGCTTCTCCGAGGAGGCTGTTATCACCCCAACAGATATTG ATCCCTGCCCTAATCTAGAACCAAG CCTGCTGTGGAGTGAGACCTTGGGTTACATATATTCACTTTTGTTACGCGTTTGGGGAACAGTGTTTGTTTTTACACAAACTGTCATTGGAGAAATGCAACAGTATTACATCTTCAATGTAACGCAGGCTGTGCTGCATTAA
- the lcn15 gene encoding lipocalin-15 isoform X5 encodes MFKSHLKVSKGLLVPDTSGNVNLTMWTMRPYGCSISVYSYEKTDVPGEFTYFSKRNQITKDVTIVETNYTDYSLVLKYKTMNKEYTQVALYGRSSTLRPDLIDKFRSFALSLGFSEEAVITPTDIDPCPNLEPRGNRSTRRKPTRMRMQTPHRNDN; translated from the exons CTGGTCCCGGATACCAGTGGAAATGTCAATCTGACTATGTGGACTATGAG GCCGTATGGATGCTCCATCAGTGTGTATTCATATGAGAAGACAGATGTTCCTGGAGAATTCACTTACTTCAGCAAAA GGAACCAGATTACAAAAGACGTCACAATTGTGGAGACAAATTACACTGACTATAGTTTGGTCCTAAAATACAAGACCATGAACAAGGAATACACTCAAGTAGCTCTTTATG GACGCTCCTCCACACTAAGGCCAGATTTAATCGACAAATTCAGGTCTTTTGCTTTATCTCTGGGCTTCTCCGAGGAGGCTGTTATCACCCCAACAGATATTG ATCCCTGCCCTAATCTAGAACCAAG gggaaaccgaagcacccggaggaaacccacacgaatgcgaatgcaaactccacacagaaacgacaactga